ACGTATgtgtttcaacattttaaatttacacaCCTTTCATGCTACCCGAGTGTGAAAGCTAAATGAACATGCACACAGATTTCCTTAGGTATTTATGTATCTGTAAGaaccagaagaagaaaaaaaatacaaatttcaaaatcattctttatattttatgctgttttgctttaaaaataaacaatattaaaaGCTGATGTGTACGGATGACTTGATTGTTGGCGCGACTGaagtaaacatacatatacaatgtacctaACGCAGACACTTTTACTTCAAGAAAGCCCTTTTTTCTTGGCAATGAAAATATGAATAGGTCAAACACAGGCATTCATAAAGATTTaatcaaaagtacatgtatgtgtgtgattTAATAAATCAACATCTTTCTTACCATATTCTCCAAACCGAAGAGAATCCCAGCCCTTCTTTATAACAATATACTGGCACAATTTCAGCCCTATGTATATGATGATCAAACCAATGGTGGAATCCAATAGGAAGCTCACAAAATACCTGTTGAACAAATAAACAGTACAAATGGTATTAAATTTCATGAAACAAACAGTACCCATAATAATATCTTCATAAACAGTCCTTGAGAGTAAAAATGGTAAATAGAGAACACATCAGCCTATTTATTAATGTCTGGAGCCAAAACTGTCATAACTGTCAACTATAATGCTAATGAAGAACTTATGCATCTGAATCCTGAGAAGCTGCTTGCTGACCTGATcctttactgtcaccaagggcTCAAAAGTATCAACAGCAGAACACTTTGCATGTTATTCTTTTCTGAAATACACCTATGTAGACAGATCCTTTGTTTACATTGTGACAGGATTACTGTAGTCATTTTGGCACAATGTTTCCATGCAGAACGACAGTCAGTAACCCACTGAAACCATCTCTCTAgatttgtttaaatgtatttatgtacgcTTGAGGTTTTACATCACATTGAATTAACTAATCCCtaaaaattttcagtcacaacgtgttgtcattaggtgtgtttataTACTGTAACTTCTTGTCCATGCcgccacagaagtatcatgcccaagacatcagacatgacactccactcaGTCATATCTTATTGTCACGTTCTGCTTTCTTGCTTTAACCTCACAtattttaagtctttggtatgacccgatccaggtttgatcccagatctctcGTCTTCGAGGCAGAAACCCTAACCATTTAGTCAATGAAggtgtctagtgctgcttccactacatgaacatgtaagaaataaaatgttgcTAAATAACACCTGCCAAGGCTGAAAATTTGCTGATCTGCAAGAACAAATACTGGGTATCATGTCATGATGAAAGGAATAATACACTGTAAATCTTTGACACAGGACTGGTTTGAACACTACATGGATGGAAACATGGTGTCTGTCAATGCTGATGATGGATCAAAGTCAAAGCCAGGATCACAAAGATCAGCAAATCATCAGAAATTGATATTCCTTTAGCAAAGAACATAGTTCATGGGGCATGCAAGGCAGGTGGACCAAAAGCAAGAGACTAGGCAgcaatattttacatgttaacTTTATCAGTGTCACATTGACATGACCACTACCATTCAATACGCTTTTGTGCCAGTGGCAATATTTTTGACAGCTAGCGTGCAGACATCAAAATGTGTCGAGATATTCCCTTATTTAGACAGTCAATCTGGAAATTGAGGTGACTGAACCAAAACCTTGTGAGTACTAAATCTGGTTAATTACGAAAGAAAGAAAGTAGGTGTTGTGTACTTATTGTCATGTCCATACCAGCTTTCATCAACTTTTTATTGAATCCCCATAAACCTTACCTAACTTGGCAGCAGAACAATACACCTTGCTAACAAATTCAGACGGGGGCTGTCATACAGCCTAAACAgaattaatttttgtgtaaatttagTATCTCACACatctgtaattacatgtaatataatagCAATGTGAAAACAGACTGACTTTAATCTTTTAAGTAAGTTTCATTAATCTATATTTATGCTATTAACTTTTGCTATGAACTTTGTTGTCTACATCAGGAAGctcaaacatgtaaaatgttgagATAAAAGCAATGTCTCTGACAACTGGCAATCACATTCGAATATGtaacatacatctacatatgaCTCTAAGagaaagaaatttacatttaataagcAGAATTAAAATTTTCCTTTATATCACCAATAGTTTGAACACCTATTCACAACTTTTTAAACAGAAGTTGTCTGAAAGGTCACCTTGCACTTTTTACAACTAAACTGTTCACTATATCCCTGGTGTTGTTTGCAAAGGTCTAGAATTAAAATAACAACAGttcttctgttttctgttggtaAAAGTAACTACAAGTCTACATACAACTAAAACTTTTGGTCTTTCCTATTTACAATGCAAAATCATTAACCTGGCCTATTACTGACATTTTTAATATTCTCTGACCTTTGAAGAAtagttttcagaagaaaaaaagaacatcaTTACTGCCTTATGAGATCACCACATTTCTAGTATAATCAAGAGACTAATGTAACATTATAAATCTGATAATAAAGACATTCAGTTTTTGAGATCTCACCATGTACACGGATCTCCTGTAAAAACATCAGCCAAAAAAAGGTTGGCAAAGTGGATCACAGCAGCTCCAATGGCCTGCTTGGAAGTGTCGTAAAACCTGCAAAAGATTATTACAATAACTTTAAAACATTGTACTATTGCTGTAACAACAGATTACCTCCATAATTTTGAGATTTATAGATTCCTTACTTTTCTcaacatatttataaaaataaacgttttaaaatatgttaagtttctcatttacatacacatgttgaGGTTTCTTGTCTCTCATGTTAGActcatattaatatttattattcattaaGAGCATGCATGCCCCATGAAACATCTCCTGAATACAGAAATGTCCTCATATCACCAAGATTGGTAACTGAGCATGGGTTGTGGAAATTGTGTAAAGACCTTTGTCACTGTGAgtaggtgagtgagtgcttgggatttaatgttgtactcaacaatatttagtcaggaatcctcagagtgcatgtaatgtgcctccttgttgcagggcggatttccacaacctctttatctagtgctgcttaaaagagacaacttaccgaaggcaagtaaattGCCCCgcacatgccattatactgatatgagtcaaccagtccttgcactatccccttattgttaaacgccaagcgaagaagatacaacttcctcttttatggtcTCAGTTGTGACCCAAcccgggattgaccctggatccaccGCCCTCGTCTTCACTGTCAAGATGTATTTTACTTCACTTTAATGAATAACGGTATAAAAGTTCCATCAATATACAGCAAGCTAAGACAATGTAGTAAACTAAGATAGatataacataaataacatTACCATATAATCCATGTCCTTCTTTCATGTTTTGGTTCACAGCACCTtttaactgtaacaaaaaatttttttgtaaataaaattaatggtaataataataaaagaaaaacaacaggtGTCCAATAGGTAAAACCAGCATGCATCCTTAATAactaaaataataatcaaacaAAGATAGGAGTTCAGGCAGTGCACCCATGAAAATGTCACTCTGCCAACAAGTTTGGATATTTCTTCTTGAAGTTCATTATTCATTTGGGAGCTTTGCCTCACAGTGAGTTACCTGCTTAAATCTGCAAGAATCTGCTATTGATTAAAAAATCAGTTAAGTAGCTTGATGAAAGCCCTAGGACTGAAAGTTTTTATGAAACAAATGtatcaaaagtttaaataactataaattaattttcaaaatgcacTGTGAAACTGACTGTGTAAAATCTCTGATTGAATGTGAACAAATCACATATTTATGAATACTGCCAATTTTACCAAGCTTTGTATATGCTGATACTGCTGACGCCtgtttattggatttatttatttcatcagcgttttatgtcatactcaaaaatacaGCAGTGGCCAGCATTTTTGGGAAGAAACTGTAGGCAGGATTATCCACTAACAGAAGATTTTAGAATGTCTCAAGGCCCTGCCCATTTTTCACATCCCATTAGCATGAGTGAACACAACCAACCAGTATCCATACTTCATGTAAACAATGGTGGCTGGGATATGGACCACAATCCTTTGTCAGGGACTTGACAATATCCCACAAAGATagttaactaaataaataaataaactgaagtcttttttccttaatttaaaattcagatatatgtatagcTTGACATCTACACTGTAGCATGATTTCTTGGCTGCactcttttttttattcccaTAAAAAGACCTTGAAATGTCTTTTGCAAAGATGTTGGAAACAACTACAGAGTGCACTATTTATCACGTAACAGTAATATCATTTGAattaaaacatcagaaattgGAATTAAACGGGCAAATTTGAGCTGAAAATAAATGGCTCACTCTAGCACTTGTTGAATATACTTTAACATTATTCTACTCAACCATTCTGCTTACAGAAAATGCAGATGTAAGTTGGAGTATTAAAAAGTGAGAGACTACACAACCCTAAACATACTTACCCAGactgtaatatataaataaaagcaGAGCTCATCTAAACAATCTTTTACATGAATtattattgcatgtatataggAAATTTGAAGCCCTACTATAGGCCAACAGCTAGTTGTTTAACTAGTTCCAGGTTTGGGTGAAAAAGATGGGTCTTTGCTCAGTTATGAATCACCCATTCAATGCTGCTGCCAGATGCAATAGGAGTGATCTCCCTTTAGTCTGAGTTCAGAAAATACTGTCAGTGAAGAGGCACACTTGCAGAAACAAGTTACAAATTAGTTATGGAGTGGGGTACTTCTGAGATCAAGCAGCATGAGTGTgtcaaaatgtgtgaaattgATGGTAAGGAGCATTTACAGCATCTTCACACCCATATTAAACCTTTCCTATCATAAACCAATGTCAACTCGGTGGCCCTCATAAGCatctaacctgttctgagttcCGCCGCACAAAAATCACTCATGGAAACTGTACAAAACACCACCCCCCACTGCGACCAAAAACCATCTCTCGCTATTCCGATCACTTATGACAAACGAAATTGACAAAGGAAATTGACCTAAATGCTTTGAGATTAAGACCTCTGCCAGCCTCAAACTGATGGGTGACTAAACTTGCCTAATGTTACTGCCATGAGTGCCAAAGGTATTATTCACTCTAATGACCTAATTTTTTTGTGCTCACAATGATCTTGAGCCTTGTATCAGAACGAGACAGCCACCAGAGTGCGCAACTAACAACATATAAGGTTTGTTTCTCCATCattgttgtacatgttctaTTAACCCCTGTCCATTAAACAGCTGGAATTCTGCATAAATGAATGACATCCTCATGCTGACAGTGTGAACCAAAATCGAATGGTGAATTCTGAATTGGTAAAATCCAGTAGTGTGCTACTAAGGGCAGTAAGTAATGATTTGAACACGATAGCCAAAAGCAACAAATTTTCAGCatattgcttttttattttattattcttattatCTTTGTGGTAGCTGATTAACTCGGGCAGGTGTCCTGGAACTTGTTAAAAACTGGTTAGAAAGGTGTATAGTACGAATTAGTACAAATCTATTTTCGACAAATTCTGATATTACCTACATCAACATTTAATTGTTAAATTAAAAAGCCCTGTAGGTCCATTCCGCAAGGCACGTTACAGAACAAAGTGGGCTGTTAAATCCACCCCCAAACTACAGCACCCCCCAATTTCTTGTGTGCTTTAATGAGAATAGCTCCTTTATTACCGCTCCTGCATGTGTAAATCCATTCCCGAgtcgaaatgttgttgaaatacacagaaatatttccttgttgcttgtcaaaataactttgtccTGTCTAGCTGCTGAATGTAACACTCTGTATTGAGCAACAcgaagtgttgggagagttatTGGAATAACTACTTCTAATGTGTTGGACTgatggtaagccacatttaaCGCATATTGACACACGCATCaaatcttccctagcataaatcgatgtcaaccaagtggtccccataatcaaacaacctgttctgagtctcgtCAAACAaaaaacgatccatgacaaccgcacaaattcacaaaataaatacattttcagacactacacccaTTGTGGACGCCATCTCgttctgagtgagtgagtgcttggggtttaacttggTACTtcattcagtcatatgacgacgaaggaacacttggagtgcatgtaatgtgtctccttgttgctggacagatatccaacgctcttttatctaaggctgcttcactgagacgccttactaaAGGCAAGAAAGTCGCCATTTTTCTGATAAgggtcaagcagtcgttgcactattcccttcatgctgaaagccaagcgaggaagttacaacttcctcttttaagccGATGCTCTACCGTGGTATCGGAGCGTTCCATCTCGTTCTGATATTCGTACATACAAGTCACGTGATTGATGTAAGTGCAGAAAAACAATAAGCACgtccaagggagataatacctATGGCAACACTAGGCACGTCTAGTAATCCATTTGGCTAGTTGACTTCCCCTGTCGTCTATTCTCTTCAGTCTCGTTTGTTCTCGCAAGTGATCAAAATGGTGACAGACAGCTTACGGCCACTGTGGGGGTAGTGtctcaaaatgtatttattctgtGAATTTATGCAGTGTACTGAGTGATTGAAAATACCCATCTCTTCTCAGTCCACACCAGAAATCGGCATGTGCCACTGTTTTGGAGTGGGTATAATGGCCAACTTCGTGCTTCCAACAGCTTTTTGAATTCAGCCATAAAACGAtcaggcaggtaaatatcaaaaattgttgaaaatagacttCAACGTTTAATTTCATTGAACTAAGTAGCCTACACACCAGAAGAAACAATAAGTAATGTCATGAGTTCTTACCTATAAGAACTTACCTATAAGTGACGTAAAAGCTAGAAAAGCTAATAATCCTTGGACAAGTAAACTAAGAGGGCCAACTAGAGAGCCATTCCCACAGTGGTTAAGTGGATCTGCATGTTCCCGACTTCTGTTGGCAAGTGAACCAAgcgacgttgttgttgcatcAAGAGTGACAGTTCGAGAAATGTCAGGCTCATCGCCTGATACAAAAAATAACCCCTCTCCTAACGATCCCATTAGGATTAAACTCCTGTACACTACTTTCATTTCTTATGAGACATAAAACTGAAGAAGTTACTACAGAAGGCACACTTTTCTCAGAAACATCTTCCGCGAAAGGGATCCCTTTCACCTTCTCCTCTTGCTTTCGTAAAATAAATTGACACATGGCACAATGCGCATGCGCAGTAGTTGTCAATAATGTCACCAATTTTAGATGTTGTTTTCGGCTTCTACTGATATTGTCAACACACTTTGACAGTGCATTATCATAAAACAGGTAAAATCTAGCTTAAATAACACAACATAacttttaaaaaacattttgttataaagaaataaacaaacgtTTTCCCGGTCCACTTTCGTCCTCCCGAAACAACATTGCGCATGCGTATTCTCTAATCGGTGCCATTTTGAATGATTTCTGAGAGAATATTGTCGATATTTTCACGCAGATTATGGAAGAAAAAGCCATTGAGGtaatatttgaattttgttaCAACACATTTCAACAACTTTTAAGGCTCagtataaattttttttgagaCATCGGTGTGTTTTCGCATCAAATTTTTCATCACAAAATTCATTCTTCCTGGCTGTGTGCTGGCTTTCGGCTTATCACTCAGTCTATTTTGCAAACGTAATGTAACTGGCGAAAAAATGACTACATCTTTAGTTTTGTGTCAGCGCTAAAAATGCATAGCGTGTAAATAATCCATATATGTGTTCGTCAGTATTTTTCCTTCATATGAATACTTGTAGGCAGATCTCAGTTGTTTTGTAGGAGTATTTCCTCCGTTGAATAGTCTCGATTTGTGAGTATAATGTGTTTCGGCGATTTATGAACTTGCTGTTCGCGTAATTATTGCGTCGTTGAAAGTACAGTTTTGTTAGGTAACTGTGTAGTCTTCAGTTAAATTACCACTTTTATGCAATATGCCAATCATTCATCGATCttttttaaatatctaaaaCAATGTGGATAGTTTTACAAAAGTTTTTCTCGAGAGGTTTTGAAGGATGTGAAAACGAATGGCTGTGTTTAGTTTCATTTCGGCTTTTCATCATGGCGGTcgtatataatttatatttatgccTGTAGTTTTTAAAGTTATTTCATGTAACTATATTTAATATCAACACTGTTCTATAAACAGTAGAGTTGATATGTGAAATAGTTTACATCCCTTCTTGCAATTTGTTTGTTTCCAACCCTTGGAACGATTGTACATACTTAATTAATAAGTGATTCAGATCCAGGCAATATAGAAACAGTTGTCGTGGGTGTGTTTCTATGTCATATGTTCATAAgcatacatatttgttttattctacaacacaaacactgaAAATTTGTGCTATGTATTTTACCGATATGCTTAAATTTTACCttacatttaattaattaaagtcAATTTAGGTGAAGaattgtatattgtatttgcATACAGTTAGATATCATGGTAGCCTGCTGCATATCGACCAAGATCCTTAAATTtccgcatacatgtacataccggtgTTGATTATCCTACGTCATTTTGTGTTAGATCACTCCACCGAACTATTTTAAACCTTACGATGATAATATGGATGcaagtgtaaatatttgtttgtttactcttGGACTGTATTTTCGAACTTTactactgtaaaaaaaatgaacggtTTTATGTTCCAGTAAtgatgcacttttttttttcgagtaTGCAGCAGAATTGATTTAGAAATAatcataattttaatattacgaagtttatataatatttttgcaGCTTGTTGACTCCTGAACTTTATGTACACTACAGTGTAATTTACAGAACATGTCTGATGTTTGCTAGATATCTTAAAAATCAGTAATAATTTCAAATGTCAGGTTGATTAATTTTAGACAAACTGCACTTTTGATCATTGTTAATACCAGATACTTATTTCTCCCCCTCCCAAACATTTTCACTGATCTTGCTCTgactgtataggcctacttgatGTTTTTACCTGGGGCAAAAATAGAgccttgaaaataatatttaaatgtaaactaagaaatacatttcacaaaaactggtctagtttttgtttgttttgttaaattggAATTTACTAATTctaatatataaacatttgttAAGTATTTATGTTGTATAAGTCACTTTTGCATTCGAGACGGCtaccatttttttaacagaaatgttgcGAGATCTTGCATTATACATGAGCTGGGTGttaattttcactcaacagcATGCTAActacattaaatatttgtttcattgaaattctgcattggaaatCGTTTCCACTTCTGCAGACTTACAGTAAAAACAATGGAGGAACTGAAAATACCAAGTAGAAAGTGTTACTTTGTTTTTAAGTAAAACAAAGTGTTGGTGTTTTTATAAAGTAGAGCTGCAGCATCAAACTTCAAAGCTCACTGTCCTTGACTGGGTGCTAACTTGACTGTGGCTAGTCTGTTGTGGCGAGTGTAGTGGCGCACATCCTAAAATGCAAATGTCACTTATTGATAACATTCAGGCACCATTCACTTTATCTtgattacacatacatgcattgaTTTATGTAAAAGACATTGTCAGAGATtaacaaaacttaaatttatttatttatatattgattggtgtttaaaaaaCTTAGAATGATAACCACTTATCAGTGTTTTTGATTTGTACGTTAAATTGGGCGATGCTGTGAAATAAGACAGCACATTTAACCTAACCATCTGTTTGTATAAGGCCAAACCAGTTTGTTGTATTACGAGCAAGATAAAATATCTTTTTCCATTGGTGGATGAGAGTATGAAACTAAAAACGAAACCTAAATATGATGTTGTTTGTGGGAAATGTAGATTTTCACAGCAGTATTTTCTGTTCATGTGATAAGAAAACTTTGAAAGCAGGAAGATCATGAAAGTTATAagattaaacaaaataaaaagttggGTAATCAGATTTATtgttattccatttttggatttgtCAATGTCATGTTGCTGCCAAAACATAACAATACATAACCTTACAATACATGATGGTATAGAAATGGTTAGGATATGAGCATGGTAAAAACATAGGGCCAAATTCAGATAGAATCAGCAATGTCTTATTTTGCCATGCAGGTTGATTAATATTACCTTTAGCTTATATAACTgccttttgaaaataaaatgcagtgtCTTTTATACTCTATGGGGTTAATTGTCCGTTAAGTCCAATTACAAAACTATACTATCAGCCCCCAACATGCATTGTGATAGCATGTTCTTCATTGTATTTATGGTTTTCTTTCttgtgggggagggggtaaTTTTTTATTGTAGACCCTATTCTTTTTTTATCTCTTTCAAGCCTAGGTTTGTGGGTTAACTTATATCTGGAAATAATATCCAATGCTTATCCCAAATAATATTAATGTATGgaataatgtgtatatatcacaGTATTTTTGTATGTACACTTTTTTTGCCTGGGATCTACCCCTCAGGACCCTCAACTGATTCTAGTTGAAATAAATGGTGAGAGACATTTTCTGAGAGGGTGAGGTTCCCATGGGACCCACTGGAGGGACATCTAAATTTagctgtaatgtacatgtatgttatccatgtaggcctatgtgtacatgaacgtcaaaactttgaaatttacattAGTTGTGAAACTTAATTTCCTGGACACCTTTTAATACAAGGATGTATGATAGAAATGCCTCCACTTTTCCAGATTggttagctgtacatgtataatattttttaccaaacatttacatataatgaCATTATAGTATAAATTTAATGTGCCACTCAAGGAAATAATAATAGTTCCCTAATTATGTATGCAAATGATAGAAAAATCATCAAGAATTTTCTCACCAGAGGTAAGAATTCATATATTTTAGCCTGAAAAAATTTCCTGTCGAAACTGAAAATTAACACTGTGAATACGTGGTGATGATAGTGGTATATAGTTTTGTTATTCTGTGTCCAGGTATGCAATTTGTAGCTTATGTTTGGTCAGAAGTAAATCAGGACAATATAGTTTTcttaaaaacgaaaaaaaaaaatgcaatgtcTTGCTCCCAATATACTTTAGAACATTGTGTCATCAAACTGGCTTGTTCATTCATCTAACCATTAACTTCCCAAAATTGAGCACTACATTTTTAAAGCATGAATAACAAGTGCGACTGATGGTGTTAATATGTTCTAAAAGCAAAGAGATATAAGTATAGTGcattatgtatatacaatgcTATATACATTGAACAATTGCAACTGATAACAATAGAATTAATTTTTCtccaataaatatatgtactagGATAGTATTTTTTTCCTtcataattaaaatttgttttctacCTTGTAGGATTTTACATGAAATCATAAACTGACCTCAGTTAGGTTATGAATTATATGTTATTCTCGTATTGGAGAGGGCTGTGTCCAATTGGTTAATTGCCTTTTGATCACAAGGTAACATGACATGCAGTCAGTACCATTCTCAGACAGGGAATTTCCAAGATTCCCCTGTTTCTAGAATTAAAAATTtagtgattttgtgttttaggtatctacatgtatgtagatgtacatgcatgatatgTAAACAGACTTAGGCTTTAATTCCCATGGTGTTTTGATTTGTGACAATCAATTTTAGCAGAGTGGAGTTAGTCTTTAGTCAGTGTACATCCTGCTGTgtgaaattattataaatatacaagtaGATACTTCTCATGTTTTATCCCATCCTGAGCATAATTTTAGGGCAGTTTAATTAAGAATCACCACTCCAAGTGTTTCTTCCGTGTATTAATATTATCGTGCATGCTCTAGACTAGTAGTATTTTGACTAATTCTAAATTCCAAAAACACTGTATAAGATtgcataattttcattttcagttagCAAGTCTAAATAATGTATTATCTGATTTTTGGCAAGTTTTGCTGTTTGCATGGTATAACGTTCGCTGAACACCTATTATTTAACCCTCTAATTTGTTGTGTGGAAAAGTTTATGTGTAACTGGCTAAAGTTTACCAGGGCACTCTTGTCTCTTTGACAGGTAAACTTGTTCTTGTCATGCTTTGTCTATAATTGtacaaaacatttgtttacagATTCACATAGACTTGTCAGGagatttagaaattaaaattgcCATTTTATTAAAGTTACAATGTCTAAAATGCACAAATTGAGTTGAATCATCATAGATTTTAAGATGATTTATACATTACCACCTGCGTTTTGATAGGTAAAGATGATGATTAAGTAGTTTGAAATTCATAGTTTGTTTCTTCTGAgaaatgcatttgaaaaatgttttgttaagCACATGTTGATTGTTGGTATAGAATTGCCAGTAAATCCATGATGAATATACAACATCAGGATCATATTCTTGTGGTTTACCTGTATGAGAATTTgttgttaaaggcaaagaaaacactagcatgaaatgtttttcagaTGAAATACTGTTAAACACTGCCCACAAATATACTTTGAgtaatttttttagatttattaaaCGTTTAaagcatttgaaactttggattctacagtggccttttctggtcatattaggaccagtgatgtcacatcaggtttttaccacaaaacacacacagactgctagattttatcatttaaaattcatatacacatatatatctataaatgcATTCGCAAATAGACACTGAAataaactatttcaagcaaaaaatgtgatgtcactgaGACCCTTTGGGTCGCTATAGACCACCATAGAATTTGATGTTTTGAAACCATTTTActtggttggaaaaattctataaaaaaaactatattcCTGGACAGTTAATAATAGTCGTTCATGTcaaatatacttcattttagtgttttcttggCCATTGGACATTCAGCCGGTATGATCTAAGGAACTTAGTTAAGAGATggcttttatattttaatgttcTAGGCACCTCCAGATGTTCCATGGGTACCTCCTGATGTGAAAACTACTGTAACATGCAGACAGGATACGTGTAAGGCAGGTGAGACTGAACTTTTGAGAAGACATGTTTTGCTATGTAGATGATGGGGTAAAAACCTGGAATCTAACTGTTGTACTAGTTGTTTCACTCCAAACTCACAAAAGCTACCTGCATATTTGTTATAGTTAAATGTCTTGTGTGCTTGTGACTTTGAGTTATACACCAAACACATCTTGGAACGCTAGAGCCATTTTCGGTTCTGAACTGTGTAAGAACTCATATTCTGCCATGCAGTCCTTGTGAATTTCATGTACCTCTTTGCTTTGCAAGCATAACTATACGTGCAGCACAGAAAAGAACTAAAGAGTGCACCGGTTGGACCCACTCCTATTGAAGTTTTGAGGGTTTGAGGTTTGTCATTTTGTGCTGTGACATTACAGTTG
Above is a window of Liolophura sinensis isolate JHLJ2023 chromosome 7, CUHK_Ljap_v2, whole genome shotgun sequence DNA encoding:
- the LOC135470310 gene encoding store-operated calcium entry regulator STIMATE-like — protein: MKVVYRSLILMGSLGEGLFFVSGDEPDISRTVTLDATTTSLGSLANRSREHADPLNHCGNGSLVGPLSLLVQGLLAFLAFTSLIVKRCCEPKHERRTWIIWFYDTSKQAIGAAVIHFANLFLADVFTGDPCTWYFVSFLLDSTIGLIIIYIGLKLCQYIVIKKGWDSLRFGEYGKPPYCNMCRAWFGQCLLYILVMLVEKVLMTLLVQFHFWVDVREFLMSWVKSKNLEVVITVFIVPLVVNAFIFWVVDNFLKRKIRKSVLVDTNSDPEATMKFFKSSDRVKYYHKLAKTDDAHCLLANDDDSDGRYSHSESLQGEIRERLVDT